A single region of the Granulicella aggregans genome encodes:
- a CDS encoding ABC transporter permease: MAFHQFLHAHGWEIARLTFEHLWLTLSAMLLAVAVGLPLGILLTRKQRLAGPVIAFANVVQTVPSLALFGLLLPVPWLGENAARLAILALTGYALLPILRNTYAGIASVDPALIDVSNALGMNGMQRLIKVELPLAASVILAGLRTATVTCIGVATIAAAIGAGGLGELIFRGVASVDNGLVLAGAIPAALLALAADTGLGMLEKRLAVKKDSV; encoded by the coding sequence ATAGCATTCCATCAATTTCTGCACGCGCATGGGTGGGAGATTGCGCGTCTCACCTTCGAACATCTCTGGCTTACTCTAAGTGCGATGCTCCTGGCGGTCGCCGTGGGACTTCCGCTGGGCATCCTGCTGACGCGGAAACAGAGGCTCGCCGGGCCTGTGATTGCCTTTGCGAATGTGGTGCAGACGGTTCCCTCGCTGGCGCTGTTCGGGCTGCTGTTGCCGGTACCGTGGCTGGGAGAGAACGCCGCCCGTCTGGCGATCCTGGCGCTGACCGGATACGCTCTGCTGCCTATTCTTCGGAATACCTATGCCGGAATCGCAAGTGTCGACCCCGCTTTAATTGATGTATCGAATGCGCTTGGAATGAATGGTATGCAGCGTCTTATAAAGGTGGAACTTCCACTAGCTGCGAGTGTGATTCTGGCAGGACTGCGGACGGCGACGGTGACTTGCATCGGCGTGGCGACGATTGCGGCCGCCATTGGAGCTGGCGGGCTGGGGGAGCTTATCTTCAGGGGAGTCGCCAGCGTGGATAACGGGCTGGTGCTGGCCGGGGCGATCCCGGCGGCGCTGCTGGCGTTGGCGGCGGACACGGGGTTGGGAATGCTTGAGAAGCGGCTGGCGGTGAAGAAAGACAGCGTGTAG